AAACGGTATTTTGGTATTCCGGCAGATCTTTCATTCCAGCCCAGTCAGGATCAGCTCTAAACTGGTTCCAATGCTCATCTCTGATCTCCATATTTTCATGGGTAGTCATGTACATCAAATTCGGCATATTGGCGCCAGCAATCGTCTCTCCATAGAAAATAGGACTGCAATTCAACTTCTCAAAAATATCCATCTCCCCTGAATTAAACATCTTTACCTTCTGCCGATATAGCTGTTCAGTAGCAGCTTCATAGCTACGTAATTCATACACTCTTTCATTCTTAGGATTGGTCAAATTTGACTCTGCAAACTTTGGATGCTCGGACATCCCACGTAAAATCGAAGTTTCTATTCTTTTATAAGGAGGATTGTCAAATGCTGCATGGATATATGCATCTCCGTCTTTTAAATATGTCTGATCTTTTAACAGCTTTCCTTCGAATGCTTCAAATTCACTCAAGGATTTAAACGGAATGAAAACATATACTTTTTGACCAGCATCGGGTTGCGAAGCTATTGGTTTAAACACACCGACTTTTGCCACCCCATGGCGATGGGCAGCTGGAATAAATGCTTTTTCCAGATAGCTATCCAGCATGGCTTCTTGCTCGGGAGTTTCAATATGATAGGTTTTAAGCTCATAAATGTCTCTCTTTTGAGCCATCAAGCTTGAGCTGAACATTAAGCAAAGTGCGAGAAGTCCTAAAGACAATGTTTTAAATTGTTTCATTTTCTAGGTTTTAGGTTATGAATGGGTAACTAGAGTCTAATCTAAGGTAAACTTCTTATTGAAGTGTCCTGTTTGTGGAATTCTAAGAGAAATTTAAGAATCCAGCTTACATTCTCACCTTAACCAAAAAATGAAAAACCTATCTAACAAACCATGTCTTCAGAATTGGAAGAGCCTATTAATTGAAAGAAAAATCATAAACTAAACCAACACTTGCAAAATGGATGTAGGCAAAATTATAAACCTGATCAACATCAGCTCCGCCTTCGATTAGTCTATAGCCTGCTTTGAGCTGAAGGCCTGGTTTCCATACCGGATACTGAATTCCTGCGAAAATATCCTCTGCCCTCCCTTGAGGACCTACTAAAGCATCACCTTTAAGCACTAAAGAAAGTTTGTCTTTTGGAGTATAATTCAGATTAAAGCTAACTAATGGCACAAAACCCAAGTCTGTATCCTCTGCCTGCAACTCACCTTGCGTAAGTGCAATGCGAGCATCCCTAGCCAAAATGGTAGCTCCCAAATCCAAGATCCATTGATCATTGTCCACTAAGCGATATCTATAACTGGCCCGATAGGTATTAAACTGATAGGTACCATCAATTCCTTCTCCAGAAAATAGGATTTCGGCGAAATTAATTTCCTCAAGCTGTGAATCCTGATACCCAATCTGCAAGGGTGCTGCGGTCAATTCAATGGTATGCTTATCATTAATCAGGTAACTCATTTCCAGTCTAAAAAAAGCAGTTGGCTGGGTTTTGAAATCATCCTGCAGGGAAAAAAGCGTTCCTGCATTAGAATCTCCATTAGGGACTCGAACGTCATTATACTGCGAAAAAGCCGCTCCTGACTCCAAATTGAGTCGAAATTGGGATTTGACCAAATGAGGTGAAGTGAGAAATAAAATCAAAAATAAAATTCTAAGTTGAAGCTTTTCCATTTCCTTCTTTTTCAGTTTTTAGATGTAGGATTTGAATAGACTCAATAATAAGTGCAAAGCTCTCTCCAAAAATTAGGAGTTAAGCAAACACAGGAAAACAAAAGCCGGTCAGAGCAGGCATTGTAGATAAGGAAGAGGAATATTTGAATAGTAGTGCCGGAGATTTCTATGGAATAAGAAAAGGACCTATTCCGCTAACAGAATTTGGATAAAGGAAGTATTTATGAAGGTTAAAAATATTCGGATCTTGTTTCGAGTTTATCAAGCTTTAGGTGCTTGAATTCATTCTTCCTTTGTATTTTTCAGCATGGAATTAAAAGAATTTTTCAATTGGATAAGTCAATTCATTTGTCAAAATCCATTTTGGTCAATTATTGGAGCAGTTTTTACTCCAACTGCCTTAATTCAGCTAAGAAAATTTTACCTAGAATATTTTTCAAAGATAAAAATCGAAATTATTAAGGTTTCAATTCTTTCAAGGTCAGCAAATTATAATGTACCTAGAGACAAGGTTTACTTTAGTGTTGAATCAACTGTTAAGAAAAAAACCAGAAAAACCATTCATTTAGAAAGAATAGAATGTAGAATCATTACTGACTCTATTAAAACAAATTGGTATGAAGATAATTGGGCACCAAGAAAAATAGATCTTATAAACAACAGAACAGTTTCTTTGGGCTGTAATTTTTTGGAATTACCTAATTACAACATTTACCAATTTGAAGTTCGGATTAAAGAAGATGGAACAAATAAGTATTGGTCAAAAAAATCAAAAAAATATATTCTTGAGGGCTCTCAATTGATTGAATCAAACTAAATATGAATATGGTTTTTAAGGCTTTGATAATTCAAGCTGTTCATTTTTTTTAATTGGAATGCTAGAACAAAGAACAATTGATTTAGCAGTTAAAATTTCTTCGTCTCCTTCCGGGCTATAAGCCCTAAAACAAAAAAAGCCGACTCTCGCCGGCTTTTCTAGTATTTGTTCAAAATCTTAGTTGTTCTTTGCTCTCTTCATTGGGTTGCTTCCAGTAGAAGTTCCTCTTGCAGCTCCGGAATTTTTATACAACTCAAATCGGGTCGGCTGGTATTGTCTTGGCCAGTAGTTACTGCTCTCGTCGATATCAGCTGTTTCTCTGAATGGATCCAAGACGATTTGCT
Above is a window of Algoriphagus machipongonensis DNA encoding:
- a CDS encoding NIPSNAP family protein, whose protein sequence is MKQFKTLSLGLLALCLMFSSSLMAQKRDIYELKTYHIETPEQEAMLDSYLEKAFIPAAHRHGVAKVGVFKPIASQPDAGQKVYVFIPFKSLSEFEAFEGKLLKDQTYLKDGDAYIHAAFDNPPYKRIETSILRGMSEHPKFAESNLTNPKNERVYELRSYEAATEQLYRQKVKMFNSGEMDIFEKLNCSPIFYGETIAGANMPNLMYMTTHENMEIRDEHWNQFRADPDWAGMKDLPEYQNTVSRNDTRLLYPTNYSDL